A single region of the Leisingera thetidis genome encodes:
- the tnpB gene encoding transposase, translating to MPLYTKRLETGKFIRPASGTGEAVQISAAQLGYLLEGIGRRNPRWTQRPAKAG from the coding sequence ATGCCGCTCTACACCAAACGGCTGGAAACGGGAAAGTTCATCCGGCCGGCCAGCGGGACCGGCGAAGCGGTGCAGATCTCCGCGGCCCAGCTCGGATACCTGCTGGAGGGGATCGGCCGGCGCAATCCGCGCTGGACACAACGCCCTGCAAAGGCGGGATAA
- a CDS encoding IS110 family transposase — protein MLHYVGLDVSVKSVSICVVDEDGEVLARGETSSDPDEIALFISEHSAKPERIVHESGILAIWLSRELEKRGLPIICIDARLAHKALSGRINKSDTGDAEELAHLARTGWFSRVHIRSEASERVRVLIGARERLIRMRKDLEAHVRGVLKIFGICMGPVGRADLRQGFRDQLAEAGQADPAFGLMADMFIPIHRVLCAAAEAMDGDLRLIARQSGLARRLMTVPGVGPVVALSFIATLDNAERFRRSRDVGAFLGLTPRRHQSGDMDWSGRISKCGDRDLRRLLCSAATTLITQVRKPSQLRAWAKRLQDRKGFKKAAVAASRKLAVVMMSIWRDGTIFEPERELIT, from the coding sequence ATGTTGCATTATGTTGGTCTGGACGTGTCCGTCAAATCCGTGTCGATCTGTGTTGTCGATGAAGATGGCGAGGTGCTTGCGCGCGGCGAAACCAGTTCGGATCCGGACGAGATTGCATTGTTCATTTCCGAACATTCCGCCAAGCCCGAGCGGATCGTGCATGAGAGCGGCATCCTGGCCATCTGGCTCTCCCGCGAGCTGGAGAAACGCGGCCTTCCGATCATCTGCATTGATGCCCGTCTGGCGCACAAGGCGCTGTCTGGGCGGATCAACAAGTCCGATACCGGTGATGCCGAAGAGCTGGCGCATCTGGCCCGCACGGGCTGGTTCAGCCGGGTTCACATCAGAAGCGAGGCGTCGGAGCGGGTTCGCGTTCTTATTGGCGCACGGGAGCGCCTGATCAGGATGCGCAAGGACCTTGAAGCGCATGTTCGCGGCGTGCTGAAGATTTTCGGGATCTGCATGGGGCCAGTAGGCCGGGCAGACCTGCGGCAGGGCTTCCGCGACCAGCTCGCAGAGGCAGGCCAGGCCGACCCGGCGTTCGGCCTGATGGCGGATATGTTCATCCCGATCCACAGGGTGCTGTGCGCAGCCGCGGAAGCGATGGACGGCGATCTCAGGCTCATCGCGCGCCAGAGCGGCCTTGCCCGCCGCCTCATGACCGTCCCGGGCGTTGGGCCTGTCGTCGCGCTGTCCTTTATCGCTACCCTCGACAATGCGGAGCGTTTCCGGAGATCGAGGGACGTCGGCGCCTTTCTCGGCCTCACGCCGCGGCGGCACCAATCCGGAGACATGGACTGGTCCGGCCGGATATCAAAATGCGGAGATCGTGATCTGCGAAGACTGCTCTGCTCCGCGGCCACCACCTTGATCACCCAGGTCAGAAAGCCATCACAGCTGCGCGCTTGGGCCAAGAGGCTGCAAGACCGGAAAGGC
- a CDS encoding ABC transporter ATP-binding protein: MFVEAVNICRSYQSGKSRIDAVKNCSFSIAEGEFLAITGPSGSGKSTLMAILGLLERPSSGAFRVFGRNTETMPADTRAKLRNREFGFVFQSYNLLPRLTALENVELPMVYAGVRAGRRRKRALELLDTVGLADRGTHFPNQLSGGEQQRIAIVRALANGPRLILADEPTGALDSEKGLQVLSLFQEINQTGRTVAVITHDEDIARRANRILRMKDGRIIADERVAHPLTRTEASTAAQPLRHPGLSGTASGEAAEHAARIGGGDADL, from the coding sequence ATGTTCGTCGAGGCCGTGAACATTTGCAGAAGCTACCAAAGCGGCAAATCGCGCATCGACGCTGTGAAGAACTGCTCTTTTTCCATAGCGGAGGGTGAATTTCTGGCCATAACCGGCCCAAGCGGTTCAGGCAAATCAACCCTGATGGCCATTCTGGGGTTGCTGGAGCGCCCAAGCTCCGGCGCCTTCCGGGTTTTCGGCCGCAACACCGAGACCATGCCGGCGGACACCAGGGCGAAGCTTAGGAACCGGGAATTCGGCTTTGTGTTTCAGTCCTATAACCTGCTGCCACGGCTGACGGCGCTGGAGAATGTGGAACTGCCGATGGTCTATGCCGGAGTGCGGGCGGGCAGGCGCAGGAAACGGGCGCTCGAGCTGCTGGATACGGTTGGCCTCGCGGACCGTGGAACCCATTTTCCCAATCAGCTCTCCGGTGGCGAGCAGCAGCGGATCGCAATTGTGCGGGCGCTGGCCAATGGCCCCCGGCTGATCCTGGCTGATGAACCGACGGGAGCCCTTGACAGCGAAAAGGGCTTGCAGGTTCTTTCCCTGTTTCAGGAAATCAACCAGACCGGGCGGACCGTCGCCGTCATTACCCATGACGAGGATATCGCCCGCCGCGCAAACCGCATCCTGCGAATGAAGGATGGCCGGATCATCGCAGATGAGAGAGTGGCACATCCGCTCACCCGGACAGAAGCAAGCACCGCTGCACAGCCCCTGCGGCATCCAGGCCTATCAGGCACAGCCAGCGGCGAGGCTGCGGAGCACGCCGCCCGGATCGGAGGCGGTGATGCCGATTTATGA
- a CDS encoding LysR substrate-binding domain-containing protein produces MALFPGINDSLDRVFDDFLDGRHQKALHVGGTTFAVGWLMPHLAAFCIAHPGIGRRIRTNIHRVDISKEDLHMAIRFGAGRGIGLEAVPRMDATLTPLCSPQLAENL; encoded by the coding sequence ATGGCACTGTTCCCCGGGATCAACGACAGCCTCGACCGGGTTTTCGATGACTTTCTGGACGGGAGGCACCAGAAGGCGCTGCATGTGGGGGGCACGACCTTTGCAGTCGGGTGGCTGATGCCGCACTTGGCTGCCTTTTGCATCGCCCATCCGGGGATCGGCCGCCGCATTAGGACCAACATCCACCGGGTGGACATATCCAAGGAAGATTTGCATATGGCAATCCGTTTCGGCGCAGGACGCGGGATCGGTCTGGAGGCCGTTCCTCGTATGGATGCAACGTTGACGCCGCTTTGCTCTCCGCAGCTTGCAGAAAATCTGTAG
- a CDS encoding helix-turn-helix transcriptional regulator, translated as MALDETGNFAFLDIFLNGSPACQLAVNWQNIHVRDPLQNAKLSRLIRAGIAYDETSGQSLPPPVKLQVSKEKFLYIDVIPLPPAFRSKLGGAAALLNLREVENPSDASVELLQHEFHLTPAEAAVAAELAQGNSLKQAARELNISIWTARSHLRAIFQKTNTHRQAELVSLLAHIGQ; from the coding sequence ATGGCGTTGGATGAGACCGGAAATTTTGCCTTCTTGGACATTTTCCTGAATGGCAGCCCGGCATGCCAGCTGGCGGTGAATTGGCAAAACATCCATGTCCGGGATCCCTTGCAGAACGCAAAACTGTCCCGGCTGATCCGGGCCGGCATAGCCTATGATGAAACCTCCGGGCAGTCGCTGCCGCCCCCGGTCAAGCTGCAAGTTTCAAAAGAGAAATTTCTCTACATTGACGTTATTCCGCTGCCTCCTGCGTTCCGCAGCAAATTGGGCGGCGCCGCAGCTCTGCTGAATCTCCGGGAAGTCGAGAACCCGTCTGACGCCAGCGTGGAACTGCTGCAGCATGAGTTCCATCTGACACCGGCCGAAGCAGCTGTTGCTGCTGAGCTCGCGCAGGGGAACAGTCTCAAGCAAGCGGCCAGGGAGCTGAACATTTCGATTTGGACAGCCCGCAGCCATTTGCGCGCGATTTTTCAGAAAACCAATACCCATCGCCAGGCCGAACTGGTCTCGCTGCTGGCCCACATCGGCCAGTAG
- a CDS encoding efflux RND transporter periplasmic adaptor subunit — translation MAWLDIMLKLFSFALALLALSAFVSLQPEPGTETAYLTHPVEYGPLAESVTATGTLDALVKIDISSQVSGRVAEVKAGFNSRVAKGQPLAIIDREGFQARVEEARAAVEIAMAAVDVQSATQEKAAVEIKAATLEQEVFRARIDQASADLSVAQARLARKEALRRNGNVASAEVEDDQGAVQSAEARLREAEAQLAASGPRVEAARAEHARAKAELAGARANVPQRQAALQLALVELERTTIRAPIDGVVIDRSIDEGQTVAATLEAPKLFTIAKELSRMVVHVSVDETDIGRLRTGQSAVFSVDAYPAQRFSGTVSEIRKSARVFQNIVTYTVVLNTENPDELLFPGMTALVDITIRETAPALKVPTSVFAFHPSQEALAASGGRASVIWRLDPSGRPEPVEVIAGEQDASHTAVASDRLQDGDLVISSEIRTESGSRLTRFMRNWQ, via the coding sequence ATGGCATGGTTAGACATTATGCTGAAGTTGTTCTCATTCGCTTTGGCCCTGCTGGCCTTAAGTGCCTTTGTTTCGCTGCAGCCGGAACCTGGCACGGAAACGGCTTACCTCACTCATCCTGTCGAGTACGGGCCGCTGGCCGAGAGTGTGACAGCAACCGGCACGCTGGACGCTTTGGTGAAAATCGATATCAGCTCGCAGGTTTCCGGCCGGGTTGCAGAAGTCAAAGCCGGGTTCAACAGCCGCGTGGCAAAAGGACAGCCCCTGGCCATAATTGACCGGGAAGGATTTCAGGCGCGCGTGGAAGAGGCCCGGGCCGCGGTCGAAATCGCCATGGCTGCAGTTGATGTGCAAAGCGCGACCCAGGAAAAGGCGGCAGTAGAGATCAAGGCCGCCACGCTTGAGCAGGAGGTATTCCGGGCCAGGATCGATCAGGCCTCTGCCGACTTATCGGTTGCGCAAGCACGGCTGGCCCGAAAGGAAGCCCTGCGGAGAAATGGCAATGTCGCTTCCGCTGAAGTGGAAGATGATCAGGGTGCTGTACAAAGCGCCGAAGCGCGGCTGCGCGAAGCGGAGGCGCAGCTGGCGGCCAGCGGCCCGAGAGTCGAGGCCGCAAGGGCGGAACATGCCAGGGCCAAAGCGGAACTCGCTGGCGCACGCGCGAATGTGCCCCAGCGCCAGGCGGCTTTGCAGCTTGCGCTGGTCGAATTGGAACGCACGACAATACGGGCACCGATCGACGGGGTGGTCATTGACCGCAGTATCGATGAAGGACAGACGGTTGCTGCAACACTTGAAGCGCCTAAACTATTCACGATTGCCAAGGAACTGAGCAGGATGGTGGTGCATGTCAGCGTCGACGAAACCGATATCGGGCGCCTTCGGACTGGTCAATCCGCAGTCTTTTCCGTTGACGCTTATCCTGCACAGCGGTTCTCGGGAACCGTGAGCGAGATCAGGAAATCGGCCAGAGTATTCCAGAATATCGTCACCTATACGGTTGTCCTGAATACAGAGAACCCGGATGAGCTGCTGTTCCCCGGCATGACTGCTTTAGTGGATATCACAATCCGCGAAACCGCTCCTGCGCTGAAAGTGCCGACCAGCGTATTTGCCTTCCACCCCTCTCAGGAAGCCTTGGCCGCCAGCGGCGGCAGAGCATCGGTTATCTGGCGCCTGGATCCGTCAGGCAGGCCGGAGCCGGTGGAAGTCATTGCCGGTGAGCAGGACGCAAGCCATACGGCAGTTGCCTCAGATCGGCTGCAGGACGGCGATCTGGTCATCAGCAGTGAAATCAGGACAGAATCCGGCAGCCGCCTGACGCGGTTCATGCGGAACTGGCAGTAG
- a CDS encoding copper-binding protein has protein sequence MTKFLSAALLATLTAAPAFAAGSHGGGHHDEMAVGKPGEAARADREIAVTMKETDDGEMLFEPSSFSFAKGETVQFVITNAGELEHEFVLDTAERNVLHKELMAKMDMEHDDPNSVRLDPGAAGEIVWTFSNPGTFEFACLIPGHYEAGMHGPVAVLADGGGTFTAGTVKKVDAKSGKVTILHEELVDLDMPAMTMVFRVADDAMLDQLKAGEAIEFVAERIKGKLTVTALK, from the coding sequence ATGACCAAGTTCCTATCGGCAGCCCTGCTTGCAACCCTGACAGCTGCACCGGCCTTTGCCGCCGGCAGCCACGGCGGCGGCCACCATGACGAGATGGCAGTCGGCAAGCCCGGCGAGGCCGCCCGTGCGGACCGCGAAATCGCCGTCACCATGAAGGAGACCGATGACGGCGAGATGCTGTTTGAGCCCTCCAGCTTCTCCTTTGCCAAGGGCGAGACGGTGCAATTCGTGATCACCAACGCCGGGGAGCTGGAGCATGAGTTCGTGCTGGACACGGCAGAGCGCAATGTTCTCCACAAGGAGCTGATGGCCAAGATGGACATGGAGCATGACGACCCGAACTCGGTGCGCCTGGATCCGGGTGCCGCCGGTGAAATCGTCTGGACCTTCTCCAACCCCGGCACATTCGAGTTTGCCTGCCTGATCCCCGGCCATTATGAAGCCGGCATGCATGGACCGGTTGCCGTGCTGGCGGATGGGGGCGGCACCTTTACCGCGGGCACGGTGAAAAAAGTCGACGCCAAATCCGGCAAGGTCACCATCCTGCACGAAGAACTGGTGGACCTGGACATGCCCGCGATGACCATGGTGTTCCGGGTCGCCGATGACGCGATGCTGGACCAGCTGAAGGCTGGCGAGGCCATCGAGTTTGTTGCCGAGCGGATCAAGGGCAAGCTGACCGTGACGGCGCTGAAATAA
- the ampC gene encoding class C beta-lactamase, with protein sequence MQELAESSFASLIEEYNVPGLVVGVTHSGQTYYYAAGLASREGNIAVSPDTLFELGSVSKLFNVSLAALAEARGDMDLNEQVSERLPDLEGSPFGNLSLMDLATHDSGGLPLQVPGTVASSEGLVEWLADWQPSDTGSRSYSNISIGLLGHITANVLCMGYADTVEQDLFHEMGLQNTWVNVPEEDMDRYAYGYDRKTDLPIRVNPGVLDDEAYGVKSSARDMMRFLDLNLGHAEASGDLSSALERTRQGLARTDAYVQNMIWEQYPWPVSMEQMIKGNSYAYILKPQPMEKLDPPLPPQENVILNKTGSTNGFGAYVALLPGEDLGVVVLANRNIPNEARIRATYAFIQRILADQR encoded by the coding sequence ATGCAAGAGCTGGCTGAAAGCAGCTTCGCTTCCCTTATCGAGGAATACAACGTGCCCGGGCTGGTTGTCGGTGTGACGCACAGCGGGCAGACCTACTATTATGCGGCGGGCCTTGCCTCCCGTGAGGGCAATATTGCTGTGTCCCCGGATACACTTTTCGAGCTTGGATCGGTGAGCAAACTGTTCAACGTCAGCCTGGCCGCCTTGGCCGAAGCGCGCGGCGATATGGACCTGAACGAGCAGGTTTCCGAACGGTTGCCGGACCTTGAGGGCAGCCCTTTCGGGAACTTGTCGCTGATGGATCTCGCAACCCACGACTCCGGAGGGCTGCCCCTGCAGGTGCCTGGAACCGTAGCAAGCTCCGAAGGCCTCGTGGAGTGGCTGGCCGATTGGCAGCCAAGCGACACAGGCTCCCGAAGCTACTCGAATATCAGCATCGGTCTCTTGGGGCATATCACAGCCAATGTCTTGTGTATGGGATATGCGGATACGGTGGAGCAGGACCTGTTTCATGAAATGGGCCTGCAAAACACCTGGGTGAATGTCCCTGAAGAAGATATGGATCGCTACGCCTATGGCTACGACCGCAAGACGGACCTTCCTATCCGGGTCAATCCCGGGGTTCTGGATGACGAAGCTTATGGCGTGAAATCCAGTGCGCGCGACATGATGCGTTTTCTGGACCTCAATTTGGGGCACGCTGAGGCTTCCGGCGACCTCAGCTCTGCTCTGGAAAGAACCCGGCAGGGGCTGGCCCGGACTGACGCCTACGTTCAGAACATGATCTGGGAGCAGTATCCCTGGCCGGTCAGCATGGAACAGATGATCAAGGGCAACAGCTATGCCTATATCCTGAAGCCGCAGCCGATGGAGAAGCTCGATCCGCCTTTGCCGCCGCAAGAGAATGTCATCCTCAACAAGACCGGATCGACCAATGGTTTCGGCGCCTATGTTGCCCTCCTGCCGGGAGAGGATCTGGGGGTGGTTGTTCTGGCAAACCGGAATATCCCGAACGAAGCACGCATCCGGGCGACCTACGCCTTCATTCAGCGCATACTTGCAGATCAGCGGTGA
- a CDS encoding ABC transporter permease, protein MPIYESLKIALRALRANLLRSFLTMLGIIVGVSSVVAMVAFASGAQREIDRQIETLGANVLMIVPELNRGADAKAGLYQAAILRESDADAIDVHVPQVIATAPSVRAELQVIHKSRNTWVTVNGTTARYFPIREWPLSRGRPFSGKEQSNGGKVALLGTDTAEKLFGDSEPVGQTIRILSVPFEVIGILAEKGTSGAGRAQDDIIFIPISTAQRRLFGSANMVHRGSVDYILAKASSTGSVKLAEREITSLLRQRHRIQASRSNDFRIVDPAALMKAQHAASRTIGWLLAGIAGVSLVVGGISIMNIMLVSVTERTREIGLRIAVGARSKDVQFQFLMEAVLLCFLGGMIGLAAGAGVAFAAGKLAGWPVFLSPLSLIGAVGLASAVGVFFGFFPARRASRLDPVTALRGE, encoded by the coding sequence ATGCCGATTTATGAAAGCCTGAAGATAGCCTTGCGGGCGCTCCGGGCAAATCTCCTGCGCAGTTTCCTGACCATGCTGGGCATCATAGTGGGGGTTTCCTCGGTCGTGGCAATGGTGGCTTTTGCCAGCGGAGCACAGCGGGAGATCGACCGCCAGATCGAGACGCTTGGAGCCAATGTCCTGATGATCGTTCCGGAACTGAACCGGGGGGCGGATGCGAAGGCGGGCCTGTACCAGGCCGCCATCCTGCGGGAATCTGATGCAGATGCGATTGATGTGCATGTCCCTCAGGTCATTGCCACGGCGCCATCTGTCCGGGCCGAATTGCAGGTGATTCACAAGAGCAGGAACACCTGGGTGACCGTCAACGGCACAACCGCACGGTATTTCCCCATTCGCGAATGGCCTTTGAGCCGCGGCCGGCCGTTCTCCGGCAAGGAGCAGTCAAACGGCGGCAAGGTGGCACTGCTGGGAACCGACACTGCTGAAAAACTGTTCGGTGACAGCGAGCCGGTCGGCCAGACGATCCGGATCCTCTCGGTGCCGTTTGAGGTCATCGGCATCCTGGCCGAAAAGGGAACTTCCGGCGCGGGGCGTGCCCAGGACGACATTATCTTCATTCCGATCAGCACCGCGCAAAGACGGCTGTTCGGCAGCGCAAACATGGTTCACCGCGGGTCTGTCGACTATATTCTTGCCAAGGCGTCCTCGACCGGGTCCGTGAAGCTGGCAGAGCGCGAAATCACCAGCCTGCTGCGTCAAAGGCACCGCATCCAGGCCAGCCGGTCAAACGATTTCCGAATTGTCGATCCCGCGGCCCTGATGAAAGCCCAGCATGCGGCTTCCCGCACCATTGGCTGGCTGCTTGCCGGGATTGCCGGCGTATCCCTGGTCGTGGGCGGGATCAGCATCATGAACATCATGCTGGTGTCGGTCACCGAACGAACCCGCGAGATCGGATTGCGCATTGCTGTGGGCGCGCGATCCAAGGATGTTCAGTTCCAGTTCCTGATGGAGGCGGTGCTCTTGTGTTTCCTTGGGGGGATGATCGGGTTGGCAGCAGGTGCAGGCGTGGCATTTGCCGCGGGCAAGCTGGCGGGCTGGCCGGTGTTCCTCAGCCCGCTGTCGCTGATCGGTGCAGTTGGCCTGGCCTCGGCCGTGGGGGTGTTCTTCGGTTTCTTCCCCGCCCGCCGCGCCTCCCGGCTGGATCCGGTGACAGCCTTGCGGGGAGAGTGA